A single Symbiobacterium thermophilum IAM 14863 DNA region contains:
- the dapF gene encoding diaminopimelate epimerase yields the protein MAVVRFTKMEGAGNDYIYVNNLVEQVPEERLPALARALSDRHFGVGADGLIVILPPAEPGYDFRFRMFNADGSEGEMCGNGMRCFARYCYERGLTARRRMRVQTAAGCVVPEVLVDDAGSFAGVRVDLGPPRILGDRRIAAEGREYPVTVVDTGVPHIVIFVDDVDAVDLAKVGPQLERHPDFPARVNVNFAEAQGPAELRARTWERGSGLTLACGTGASAVLVAACLKGRTGRAARVRMPGGDLQVEWDEATGHVFLTGPAEFVCDGVFLREF from the coding sequence ATGGCGGTGGTCCGCTTTACCAAGATGGAGGGGGCCGGGAACGACTACATCTACGTCAACAACCTGGTGGAGCAGGTGCCCGAGGAGCGGCTGCCGGCGCTGGCCCGTGCCTTGAGCGACCGGCACTTCGGCGTGGGCGCGGACGGCCTGATCGTCATCCTGCCGCCGGCGGAGCCGGGCTATGACTTCCGGTTCCGCATGTTCAACGCCGACGGGTCCGAGGGCGAGATGTGCGGCAACGGCATGCGCTGCTTCGCCCGGTACTGCTACGAGCGGGGGCTCACCGCCAGGCGGCGCATGCGCGTCCAGACCGCCGCGGGCTGCGTGGTGCCGGAGGTGCTGGTGGATGACGCCGGCTCCTTCGCCGGGGTCCGGGTCGATCTGGGCCCGCCCCGCATCCTGGGCGACCGGCGGATCGCGGCGGAGGGCCGGGAGTACCCGGTGACCGTGGTGGACACCGGCGTGCCCCACATCGTGATCTTCGTCGACGACGTCGACGCGGTGGACCTGGCGAAGGTCGGCCCGCAGCTGGAGCGTCACCCCGACTTTCCGGCGCGGGTCAACGTCAACTTCGCGGAGGCGCAGGGCCCGGCGGAGCTGCGGGCCCGGACGTGGGAGCGGGGCTCCGGTCTCACGCTGGCCTGCGGCACGGGGGCCTCGGCCGTGCTGGTGGCGGCATGCCTCAAGGGCCGCACCGGGAGGGCTGCCCGGGTCCGCATGCCGGGGGGCGACCTGCAGGTGGAGTGGGACGAGGCCACGGGCCACGTGTTCCTCACCGGGCCGGCGGAGTTCGTCTGCGACGGCGTCTTCCTGAGGGAGTTCTGA
- a CDS encoding phosphate ABC transporter substrate-binding protein: MRVRVKPLTLVVALAAALLVGCGRPSVGLRIAGSTSLQPLAEMLAEGYRAAGGARVSTQGVGSTAGLQALRSGVADLATVSRRLTPEEMREGFQAHVIAWDVLAIAVHPSNSVDGLTLAELRRLFAGEIRDWAQLGGTAGRVHLISREAGSGSRQAFRELVGPIHPLAAVQNTNGAIRLAVRNDPAAVGYLSLGVARAGGVKLLRIDGYLPGEPGYPLVRPLSLVTLGPPAGEARAFLAYALSPAGQKLVADEGMLPVR, translated from the coding sequence ATGCGCGTGCGTGTGAAGCCGCTGACACTCGTCGTTGCCCTGGCCGCGGCGCTGCTCGTCGGCTGCGGCCGGCCCAGCGTCGGCCTGCGCATCGCCGGTTCCACCTCGCTGCAGCCCCTGGCCGAGATGCTCGCGGAAGGCTACCGGGCCGCCGGCGGCGCCCGGGTCTCCACCCAGGGGGTCGGCTCCACGGCCGGCCTGCAGGCCCTGCGGAGCGGGGTTGCCGACCTCGCCACCGTCTCCCGCAGGCTTACGCCGGAGGAGATGCGGGAGGGGTTCCAGGCGCACGTCATCGCCTGGGACGTGCTGGCCATCGCCGTCCACCCGTCCAATTCGGTGGACGGGCTGACCCTGGCGGAGCTGCGCCGCCTGTTCGCCGGTGAGATCCGGGACTGGGCCCAGCTGGGCGGCACGGCGGGCCGGGTGCACCTCATCAGCCGGGAGGCGGGATCGGGCTCGCGCCAGGCCTTCCGGGAGCTGGTGGGGCCGATTCACCCCCTCGCCGCGGTGCAGAACACCAACGGCGCCATCCGGCTGGCCGTGCGCAATGATCCGGCCGCGGTGGGGTACCTGAGCCTGGGGGTCGCCCGGGCCGGCGGGGTGAAGCTGCTCCGGATCGACGGGTACCTGCCGGGCGAGCCCGGTTATCCGCTGGTGCGGCCGCTCAGCCTGGTGACGCTGGGCCCCCCGGCCGGGGAGGCCCGGGCCTTCCTGGCGTACGCCCTGAGCCCGGCCGGTCAGAAGCTGGTGGCGGACGAGGGGATGCTGCCGGTCCGATAG
- the pstC gene encoding phosphate ABC transporter permease subunit PstC, translating into MDVRDRLARAALGAAATVASAGVILIALAVTAEGWRALPHLFGPVWSPEDGRFGVLPLLAGSVLVTLGSLALAVPVGVGVGLFLTEVATPRLAGAVRPVLQGMAAVPSVVFGFLGLNLIVPWVSRAFGGLGLSLLAGWLVLALMVLPTVAAVSEDALRAVDPALREGAYALGATPGQVAWRVLLPAAKGGITTAVILALGRALGETMAVLMVLGNAAAVPRSPLDPARTLTGNIALEMAYATGRHREALFASGALLLLINLAVTQAARRAAGGRAAP; encoded by the coding sequence ATGGACGTGCGGGACCGTCTTGCGCGCGCGGCGCTCGGCGCCGCGGCGACCGTGGCTTCCGCCGGCGTCATCCTGATCGCGCTCGCGGTGACCGCCGAGGGATGGCGGGCGCTGCCGCACCTGTTCGGGCCGGTCTGGAGCCCGGAGGACGGGCGGTTCGGGGTGCTGCCGCTGCTGGCGGGTTCCGTCCTCGTCACGCTGGGGAGCCTGGCGCTTGCCGTGCCCGTCGGCGTCGGGGTCGGCCTGTTCCTGACTGAGGTCGCGACGCCCCGGCTGGCGGGCGCGGTGCGGCCCGTGCTTCAGGGGATGGCGGCGGTGCCCAGCGTCGTCTTCGGCTTCCTGGGGTTGAACCTGATCGTGCCCTGGGTCAGCCGGGCCTTTGGCGGGTTGGGGCTCAGCCTGCTGGCCGGCTGGCTGGTGCTGGCGCTCATGGTGCTGCCCACGGTCGCCGCGGTGAGCGAGGACGCGCTCCGGGCGGTGGACCCGGCGCTGCGGGAAGGGGCGTACGCGCTGGGGGCCACCCCCGGTCAGGTGGCCTGGCGTGTGCTCCTGCCCGCGGCGAAAGGCGGGATCACGACCGCGGTGATCCTCGCCCTGGGCCGGGCCCTGGGGGAAACGATGGCGGTGCTGATGGTGCTGGGCAACGCCGCCGCCGTGCCCCGGTCCCCCCTGGACCCCGCCCGCACGCTCACCGGCAACATCGCCCTGGAGATGGCCTACGCGACCGGTCGCCACCGGGAGGCGCTGTTCGCCAGCGGTGCGCTGCTCCTCCTCATCAACCTGGCCGTGACCCAGGCAGCCCGGCGGGCCGCAGGCGGGAGGGCTGCGCCGTGA
- the pstA gene encoding phosphate ABC transporter permease PstA, translating into MRPLLSALALAVTGVMVGLLAALAAGGAGSLTPEFLFTLPAAAGREGGILPAILSTLWLAAGSLALALPLGVGTALYLAEYAPPGRWVAAIRSLTETLAGVPSILFGLFGFSVFVVRLGWGPSLLAGSATLALMLLPTVIRTSEEAVAAVPQELREGAAALGATRWDAVRRIVLPQAAPGILTGALLALGRAAGETAAVLLTAGTDLALPRSPLDPGRSMAVHLYLLAGEGLSDGRAHATALALVCGVMVLNALAQLLMGGRRDR; encoded by the coding sequence GTGAGGCCGCTGCTCAGCGCCCTGGCGCTCGCGGTGACGGGCGTGATGGTGGGGCTGCTGGCCGCGCTCGCCGCCGGGGGAGCCGGGAGCCTCACGCCCGAGTTCTTGTTCACCCTCCCGGCCGCGGCGGGACGGGAGGGCGGCATCCTCCCGGCGATCCTCTCCACGCTGTGGCTGGCCGCGGGCAGCCTCGCGCTGGCGCTGCCGCTGGGGGTCGGTACCGCGCTGTACCTGGCGGAGTACGCGCCCCCAGGCCGATGGGTTGCGGCCATCCGCAGCCTCACCGAGACGCTGGCCGGCGTCCCGTCCATCCTCTTCGGGCTCTTCGGGTTTTCCGTGTTCGTCGTGCGGCTGGGGTGGGGGCCTTCGCTCCTCGCCGGGAGCGCGACGCTGGCCCTCATGCTGCTGCCGACCGTCATCCGCACCAGCGAGGAGGCCGTGGCGGCCGTGCCGCAGGAGCTGAGGGAGGGGGCGGCCGCGCTGGGGGCGACCCGGTGGGATGCCGTCCGCCGGATCGTGCTGCCGCAGGCGGCGCCGGGGATCCTCACCGGCGCGCTGCTGGCCCTGGGGCGGGCGGCCGGGGAGACCGCAGCCGTGCTCCTGACCGCCGGGACGGACCTTGCCCTGCCCAGGTCGCCCCTGGACCCGGGGCGGTCGATGGCGGTCCACCTTTACCTGCTGGCGGGGGAGGGGTTGTCGGACGGCCGGGCCCACGCCACGGCCCTCGCCCTGGTCTGCGGCGTCATGGTGCTGAACGCGCTGGCGCAGTTGCTCATGGGCGGGAGGCGGGACAGGTGA
- a CDS encoding phosphate ABC transporter ATP-binding protein, which yields MRNASGAKLVTRGLRVYYGGREALRGVSLAVPDRSVTALIGPSGCGKSTFLRALNRMHDLRHGVRVEGRILLDGLPVERLPPEELRRRIGMVFQRPNPFPMSIFQNVAFGPALLGVRGPELERIVRSALQRAALWSEVKDRLHQHAGGLSGGQQQRLCLARALAVEPEVLLLDEPCSALDPAATDEVERLIAELRGAMAIVLVTHSLDQARRLADRVAFFQDGRLVEEGPAEEVLQRPRQPETRRFLERSDWHGICRGNRGRQGE from the coding sequence ATGAGGAATGCTTCCGGGGCCAAGCTGGTGACCCGGGGCCTGCGGGTCTACTACGGCGGCCGGGAGGCGCTGCGGGGCGTCAGCCTTGCGGTGCCGGACCGGTCGGTGACGGCGCTGATCGGTCCTTCCGGATGCGGGAAGTCGACGTTTCTCCGGGCGCTGAACCGCATGCACGACCTGCGCCACGGGGTGCGGGTGGAGGGGCGGATCCTGCTGGACGGCCTCCCCGTCGAACGGCTGCCGCCCGAGGAGCTCCGCCGCCGGATCGGGATGGTGTTTCAGCGGCCGAACCCGTTTCCGATGTCGATCTTCCAGAACGTCGCCTTCGGGCCGGCCCTGCTCGGCGTGCGGGGCCCGGAGCTGGAGCGGATCGTCCGTTCGGCCCTGCAGCGGGCGGCGCTGTGGAGCGAGGTGAAGGACCGTCTCCACCAGCACGCCGGCGGGCTGTCGGGCGGGCAGCAGCAGCGGCTCTGCCTGGCCCGCGCCCTGGCCGTGGAGCCGGAGGTGCTGCTGCTGGATGAGCCCTGCTCGGCGCTGGATCCCGCCGCGACCGATGAGGTCGAGCGGCTGATCGCGGAGCTGCGCGGCGCGATGGCGATCGTGCTGGTCACGCACTCGCTGGACCAGGCCCGGCGGCTCGCGGACCGGGTCGCCTTCTTCCAGGACGGCCGCCTGGTCGAGGAGGGACCGGCGGAAGAGGTGCTGCAGCGGCCGCGGCAGCCGGAGACGAGGAGGTTTCTGGAGCGCAGCGATTGGCACGGGATTTGCAGAGGAAACCGGGGCCGCCAGGGAGAATAG
- the rpoN gene encoding RNA polymerase factor sigma-54 has product MRLGFELRMQQTQRLVMTPELRQAITVLQKPVAELSELIAGELLENPCLEVEPREPSEDGAPSEVGRLLDFLNRGGSHGAGAPPEREEDTSFEPFTPRMPTLAEHLHSQLGLLRLDRAQERIARFLIGCIDDHGYLAVSLGEAAAQLGATEEQVEAALKVIQSLDPPGVGARSLQECLLIQWATLDDPNPLVPELIRHHLQDLAAGRIPRIAERLGVDCAAVQAAADAIRNLDPKPGRRFGGGDEARYVVPDVFIERVGQEYVVMVNEAPLPRLSVSTHYRRLLDAADGHTRRYVEERIQSALWLIRSIEQRRLTLLRVTEAIVRFQREFFDRGPRHLRPLTLREVAQAVGVHESTVSRATSGKWAQTPQGMFELKYFFSSGVETGHGEGVAAEAVKRMIADLIRQEDPARPLSDQALAEALAAQGLRIARRTVAKYREEMGLPNSGQRRRY; this is encoded by the coding sequence ATGCGTCTCGGCTTTGAGCTTCGGATGCAGCAGACCCAGCGCCTGGTGATGACGCCCGAGTTGCGCCAGGCGATCACCGTCCTGCAGAAGCCGGTTGCAGAGCTGAGCGAGCTGATCGCCGGCGAACTCCTGGAGAATCCCTGCCTGGAGGTGGAGCCCAGGGAGCCGTCTGAGGATGGCGCGCCCTCCGAGGTCGGCCGCCTGCTGGATTTCCTGAACCGCGGGGGATCCCACGGGGCCGGCGCGCCTCCTGAGCGGGAGGAGGACACATCTTTCGAGCCGTTTACGCCCAGGATGCCCACCCTGGCCGAGCACCTGCACAGCCAGCTGGGGCTCCTTCGGCTCGACCGGGCGCAGGAGCGCATCGCCCGCTTCCTCATTGGCTGCATCGACGACCACGGTTACCTGGCGGTATCCCTGGGGGAGGCCGCCGCGCAACTGGGCGCGACCGAAGAGCAGGTGGAGGCGGCACTGAAGGTCATCCAGTCGCTGGACCCGCCGGGGGTCGGCGCCCGGTCGCTGCAGGAGTGCCTGCTGATCCAGTGGGCGACGCTGGACGACCCGAATCCGCTGGTGCCGGAGCTCATCCGCCACCACCTGCAGGATCTGGCCGCAGGACGCATCCCGCGCATCGCCGAGCGGCTCGGAGTGGACTGCGCCGCGGTGCAGGCGGCCGCAGACGCCATCCGCAACCTCGATCCCAAGCCCGGCCGGCGCTTCGGCGGCGGGGACGAGGCCCGGTACGTCGTGCCGGACGTGTTCATCGAGCGGGTCGGCCAGGAGTACGTGGTGATGGTCAACGAGGCGCCGTTGCCCAGGCTGTCGGTGTCCACCCATTACCGCCGGCTGCTCGACGCGGCTGACGGTCACACGCGCCGCTATGTGGAGGAGCGGATCCAGTCGGCCCTGTGGCTCATCCGGTCCATCGAGCAGCGCCGGCTGACGCTGCTCCGGGTGACCGAGGCGATCGTGCGGTTCCAGCGGGAGTTCTTCGACCGCGGCCCCCGCCACCTGCGGCCCCTGACGCTGCGGGAGGTGGCGCAGGCCGTCGGCGTGCACGAGTCGACCGTCAGCCGGGCGACCAGCGGCAAGTGGGCCCAGACGCCCCAGGGCATGTTCGAGTTGAAGTACTTCTTCTCCAGCGGCGTGGAGACGGGCCACGGGGAGGGAGTCGCGGCCGAGGCGGTGAAGCGGATGATCGCGGACCTGATCCGGCAGGAGGATCCGGCCCGGCCGCTGTCCGACCAGGCGCTGGCGGAGGCGCTCGCGGCGCAGGGGCTGCGGATCGCCCGCCGCACCGTCGCCAAGTACCGGGAGGAGATGGGCCTGCCCAACTCCGGCCAGCGTCGGCGTTATTGA
- a CDS encoding PH domain-containing protein, producing the protein MRYFPSERSLWFGLIVWVVVPGVVAFLLVLLLREPTRWWDWILAGAAPAALEGLLIWIWFGTGYAVTENELVIRSAFLTWRIPLAAIRRVRPTRSPLTSPALSMDRLEVRTNKGSAPLISPRNRSEFLALLRERCPQADIVA; encoded by the coding sequence GTGCGGTACTTTCCTTCGGAGCGTTCGCTGTGGTTCGGACTGATCGTCTGGGTCGTCGTCCCCGGCGTCGTGGCGTTCCTGCTGGTGTTGCTGCTGCGGGAACCGACCCGGTGGTGGGACTGGATCCTGGCGGGCGCGGCCCCCGCGGCGCTGGAGGGCCTGCTGATCTGGATCTGGTTCGGGACCGGCTACGCGGTCACGGAAAACGAGCTGGTGATCCGGTCGGCGTTCCTGACCTGGCGGATTCCTCTCGCCGCCATCCGGCGGGTGCGGCCGACGCGGAGTCCGCTCACGTCCCCGGCGCTCTCCATGGACCGGCTGGAGGTCCGCACCAACAAGGGGTCGGCACCCCTGATCTCGCCACGGAACCGGTCCGAGTTCCTGGCCCTGCTGCGCGAGCGCTGTCCGCAGGCCGACATTGTGGCCTGA
- a CDS encoding LysR family transcriptional regulator → MDVQGLEAFWWIAKTGSFNRAAERLFLTQPSVTARIQALEKELGQQLFERRPRGVRLTDAGRALLPHAERVLQDIKRARQAVLDLQTASGGTLSVGSALTTSAYLLPDILLRFKRGYPNVEVLVHTGRSHQVQQLVLDDTVQVGLVHAPLPSHAEIVSYPLSEEPILLVVPPDHPVARHSEVTLDELTQESFITTDRASGYWALVEQWWASQGFVPHITMELDSIEAAKRMVLCGLGLTMLPYSTVKSEIELSQVVAVPLANSATLKRQNILIHRRGKIWSGTAKAFLRVLEEMFQVNLGVKDEG, encoded by the coding sequence ATGGACGTGCAGGGCCTCGAGGCCTTCTGGTGGATTGCCAAGACGGGCAGCTTCAACCGCGCGGCCGAGCGGCTGTTCCTGACCCAGCCGTCGGTCACCGCCCGCATACAGGCCCTCGAGAAGGAACTGGGACAGCAGCTCTTCGAACGCCGGCCCCGGGGGGTGCGGCTGACGGACGCCGGCCGGGCGCTGCTGCCCCACGCCGAGCGCGTCCTGCAGGACATCAAGCGGGCCCGGCAGGCCGTGCTCGATCTGCAGACGGCCAGCGGCGGAACGCTTTCCGTGGGCTCGGCCCTGACCACCTCTGCGTACCTTCTGCCCGACATTCTCCTGCGCTTCAAGCGCGGCTACCCCAACGTGGAGGTGCTGGTGCACACCGGCCGTTCCCACCAGGTCCAGCAACTGGTGCTGGACGACACCGTCCAGGTGGGGCTGGTCCACGCGCCGCTGCCGAGCCACGCCGAGATCGTCTCCTACCCGCTGTCGGAGGAGCCCATCCTGCTGGTCGTCCCGCCCGACCATCCCGTGGCCCGGCACAGCGAAGTGACGCTGGACGAGCTGACGCAGGAGTCCTTCATCACCACCGACCGGGCGTCCGGATACTGGGCCCTGGTGGAGCAGTGGTGGGCGAGCCAGGGTTTCGTCCCCCACATCACGATGGAGCTGGACTCCATCGAGGCCGCCAAGCGCATGGTGCTCTGCGGCCTCGGGCTGACCATGCTGCCCTACTCCACGGTCAAGTCCGAGATCGAGCTGAGCCAGGTGGTGGCCGTACCGCTGGCGAACAGCGCCACTCTAAAACGGCAGAACATTCTCATCCACCGGCGGGGCAAGATCTGGAGCGGCACCGCCAAGGCTTTCCTGCGCGTGCTGGAGGAGATGTTCCAGGTCAACCTGGGCGTGAAGGACGAGGGGTGA
- a CDS encoding phosphoglycerate kinase — MALMTVRDIDVKGKRVFVRVDFNVPLEDGRITDDTRIRAAVPTIRYLVEEGAVAVLASHLGRPKGQRNEKYSLAPCARRLSELLGREVVFAPDCIGEEVERLVAEQPPGSVVLLENVRFYAEEEKNDPEFAAKLARLGEIFVNDAFGTAHRAHASTRGVADHMPVRVAGFLMQKEVDIMGKALSDPDRPFVAIIGGAKVSDKIMVIENLLTKVDRLIIGGGMANTFLRARGFATGKSLVEEDRVDTARELLAKGGDKILLPTDLVVASEFKADAEQKVVPVDAIPEGWMALDIGPETARAFADVIRGAHTVVWNGPMGVFEMEPFARGTFAVAQAMADCEGVTIVGGGDSVAAVEAAGLADRMTHVSTGGGASLEFLEGKELPGVACLAVKP; from the coding sequence ATGGCGCTGATGACCGTACGCGACATCGATGTCAAGGGCAAGCGCGTGTTCGTGCGTGTCGACTTCAACGTCCCGCTGGAAGATGGTCGGATCACGGATGACACCCGGATCAGGGCGGCCGTGCCCACCATCCGGTACCTGGTGGAGGAAGGGGCGGTCGCTGTGCTGGCGTCGCACCTGGGCCGGCCCAAGGGCCAGCGGAACGAGAAGTACTCCCTCGCCCCCTGTGCCCGGCGCCTGTCCGAGCTGCTGGGCCGGGAGGTCGTGTTCGCCCCCGACTGCATCGGCGAGGAGGTCGAGCGGCTGGTGGCCGAACAGCCGCCCGGGTCCGTGGTCCTGCTCGAGAACGTCCGTTTCTACGCGGAGGAGGAGAAGAACGACCCCGAGTTCGCCGCGAAGCTCGCGCGCCTCGGCGAGATCTTCGTCAACGACGCCTTTGGCACCGCGCACCGGGCGCACGCCTCGACCCGGGGGGTGGCCGACCACATGCCGGTTCGGGTGGCAGGCTTCCTCATGCAGAAAGAGGTCGACATCATGGGCAAGGCCCTGTCCGACCCCGACCGGCCCTTCGTGGCGATCATCGGCGGCGCCAAGGTCTCGGATAAGATTATGGTGATCGAGAACCTGTTGACCAAGGTCGACCGGCTCATCATCGGCGGCGGCATGGCCAACACCTTCCTGCGGGCCAGGGGCTTCGCCACCGGCAAGTCGCTGGTGGAGGAGGACCGGGTCGACACCGCCCGGGAGCTGCTGGCCAAGGGCGGCGACAAGATCCTCCTGCCCACCGATCTGGTGGTCGCCTCGGAGTTCAAGGCCGACGCCGAGCAGAAGGTCGTTCCGGTGGACGCCATCCCCGAGGGCTGGATGGCCCTGGACATCGGGCCGGAGACCGCCCGGGCCTTTGCCGACGTGATCCGCGGGGCTCACACCGTCGTGTGGAACGGCCCGATGGGCGTGTTTGAGATGGAGCCCTTCGCGCGCGGCACCTTCGCGGTCGCCCAGGCGATGGCGGACTGCGAGGGCGTGACGATCGTGGGCGGCGGCGACTCCGTGGCGGCTGTCGAGGCGGCGGGCCTGGCCGATCGCATGACCCACGTCTCCACGGGCGGCGGCGCCTCGCTGGAGTTCCTGGAGGGGAAGGAACTGCCCGGCGTTGCCTGCCTCGCTGTGAAGCCGTGA
- a CDS encoding DUF4829 domain-containing protein encodes MDLLGRLFGRRQPESPAAAWLRRRAQAEPAEVVVEHFRAIEAHDLEWILATLTPERARLYNSPSTFDRRRLSVKAARVTRVAPAPDAPVARVPGYAEQQVFRVEYELELAPGEARRDPTLAEGPQWAYFLLVRERAGEPWLIADWGR; translated from the coding sequence ATGGACCTGCTGGGGCGGCTCTTCGGGCGTCGACAGCCGGAGTCGCCGGCTGCGGCGTGGTTGCGCCGGCGCGCCCAGGCGGAGCCAGCCGAGGTCGTGGTGGAACACTTCCGCGCGATCGAAGCCCACGACCTGGAGTGGATCCTGGCGACGCTCACGCCGGAGCGCGCGCGGCTGTATAACAGCCCGTCCACCTTCGACCGGCGCCGGCTGTCGGTGAAGGCGGCGCGCGTCACTCGCGTCGCGCCCGCACCGGACGCACCGGTGGCCCGGGTTCCGGGATATGCGGAGCAACAGGTATTCCGGGTGGAGTACGAGCTGGAACTGGCGCCCGGCGAGGCGCGGCGCGACCCCACGCTGGCGGAGGGGCCCCAGTGGGCCTACTTCCTGCTGGTGCGGGAGCGGGCCGGCGAGCCCTGGCTGATCGCGGACTGGGGCCGGTAG
- the tpiA gene encoding triose-phosphate isomerase: protein MRTPIVAANWKMHKTQPEARQFLADFLPREAGMSGVEIVICPPFTALAAVAGGLTGTRVGLGAQNMSDKPSGAFTGEVSGAMLVDAGCRYVILGHSERRRLFGESDEVVGAKVRAALQHGLIPILCIGETLEEQQAGEADAVNRRQLLAGLEGLTPEQVANLVIAYEPVWAIGTGRNCDPGDAQARIAAVRAVVAEAFGPEAAARVRIQYGGSVKPENMAAYMAQPDIDGALVGGASLDPTSFAAICAAAAEARAR from the coding sequence ATGCGGACCCCCATCGTTGCGGCCAACTGGAAGATGCACAAGACGCAGCCTGAGGCCCGGCAGTTCCTCGCCGATTTCCTGCCCCGGGAAGCCGGTATGTCCGGGGTGGAGATCGTCATCTGCCCGCCCTTCACCGCGCTGGCCGCGGTGGCCGGGGGGCTCACGGGCACCCGGGTCGGGCTGGGCGCGCAGAACATGAGCGACAAGCCCTCCGGAGCCTTCACCGGCGAGGTCTCGGGCGCGATGCTGGTGGACGCCGGCTGCCGGTACGTGATCCTCGGCCACTCGGAGCGGAGGCGGCTGTTCGGGGAGAGCGACGAGGTGGTCGGCGCCAAGGTGCGCGCCGCCCTGCAGCACGGGCTGATCCCCATCCTCTGCATCGGGGAGACGCTGGAGGAGCAGCAGGCCGGCGAGGCGGATGCCGTCAACCGGCGGCAGCTCCTGGCGGGCCTGGAGGGGCTGACTCCCGAGCAGGTGGCGAACCTCGTCATCGCGTACGAACCGGTCTGGGCCATCGGCACCGGCCGGAACTGCGACCCCGGCGACGCCCAGGCGCGCATCGCCGCGGTGCGGGCGGTGGTGGCCGAGGCCTTCGGGCCGGAGGCCGCCGCGCGCGTGCGCATCCAGTACGGCGGCTCCGTAAAGCCGGAGAACATGGCGGCCTACATGGCCCAGCCGGATATCGACGGCGCCCTGGTCGGCGGCGCCAGCCTGGACCCGACCTCGTTCGCCGCGATCTGCGCGGCCGCCGCCGAGGCCCGGGCCCGGTGA
- a CDS encoding metal-sensitive transcriptional regulator, which produces MNIREVNPALYEDLMRRLRRIEGQARGIQRMLEEGQDCEQILIQLGAMKAAINRVGMKAAACNMGLQVTEAIRRGEDPTAAVDEVIEQFIKLG; this is translated from the coding sequence ATGAACATTAGAGAAGTCAATCCGGCGCTCTACGAAGACCTGATGCGCCGGCTCAGGCGCATCGAAGGACAGGCCCGCGGGATCCAGCGGATGCTGGAGGAGGGGCAGGACTGCGAGCAGATCCTCATCCAGCTGGGCGCCATGAAGGCCGCCATCAACCGCGTGGGCATGAAGGCCGCCGCCTGCAACATGGGGCTGCAGGTGACCGAGGCCATCCGGCGCGGGGAGGACCCCACGGCCGCGGTCGACGAGGTGATCGAACAGTTCATCAAGCTCGGCTGA
- the trxA gene encoding thioredoxin translates to MAQYTVPITDATFEAEVLQSELPVLVDFWAPWCGPCRMIGPVLEEYARDNGHRIKIAKLNVDEEQEWAGRFGVMSIPTMILFHKGKPVGQLVGFRPKHEMYQILDSALDQLESA, encoded by the coding sequence ATGGCCCAGTATACCGTTCCCATCACCGACGCCACCTTTGAGGCCGAGGTGCTGCAGTCCGAGCTGCCGGTGCTCGTCGACTTCTGGGCGCCCTGGTGCGGGCCGTGCCGCATGATCGGCCCGGTGCTGGAGGAGTATGCGCGGGACAACGGCCACCGCATCAAGATCGCCAAGCTGAACGTGGACGAGGAGCAGGAGTGGGCGGGCCGGTTCGGCGTGATGTCGATCCCGACGATGATCCTCTTCCACAAGGGGAAGCCGGTCGGCCAGCTGGTCGGCTTCCGGCCCAAGCACGAGATGTACCAGATCCTGGACAGCGCCCTGGATCAGCTCGAGTCGGCCTGA